A window of Mucilaginibacter paludis DSM 18603 contains these coding sequences:
- a CDS encoding FAD binding domain-containing protein has product MINFILNNTEITTSMPPGMLLLDYIRYERNLKGTKIGCREGDCGACTVLIGNLKNDQLTYASATSCLTALGNIQHKHVVTVEGVNMDNLNPIQQAMCDEAGTQCGFCTPGFIVSMAGFCLNHQQPTYKNAIAAVDGNICRCTGYKSIERALTHITAMMQERDKQDPISFVTSKAILPAYFTGIKERLKLLASQPNGHAGKQGSRFVGGGTDLYVQQHDQMVYADINFLTNNQSLKGIVQQGDQCIIGGAATVSDLIASPLIQQYFPKISEFAKMVSSTPIRNIATLAGNFVNGSPIGDFSIFFLALNAILTLTNSEHSREVPLDQFYKGYKTLDKQSDEYVSAFRFKLPDQNTQFNFEKVSKRTHLDIASVNSALQLVMDGNIITYARLSAGGVAPFPLLLAKTSAFLTGKELTEELVSDAAELLQTEIAPISDARGTEEYKRLLLSQLIKAHFIKLFPLLEVDQLLA; this is encoded by the coding sequence TTGATTAATTTCATTCTAAATAATACAGAAATTACTACAAGCATGCCACCGGGTATGCTATTGCTCGACTATATCCGCTATGAGCGAAACCTGAAAGGCACTAAAATTGGCTGTCGCGAGGGAGATTGTGGGGCTTGTACAGTTTTAATTGGCAATCTTAAAAACGATCAGCTTACCTATGCCTCAGCTACATCCTGCTTAACGGCATTAGGCAATATCCAGCACAAACATGTGGTTACCGTTGAAGGTGTTAATATGGATAACCTGAACCCGATACAACAGGCCATGTGCGATGAAGCTGGCACGCAGTGCGGTTTCTGCACCCCTGGGTTTATTGTATCCATGGCCGGCTTTTGTTTAAACCATCAGCAGCCCACTTATAAAAACGCCATTGCAGCTGTTGATGGTAATATTTGCCGCTGCACGGGATATAAATCCATCGAAAGGGCTTTAACACATATTACCGCGATGATGCAGGAAAGGGATAAGCAGGACCCAATATCATTTGTTACGTCCAAAGCCATCCTGCCCGCTTATTTTACGGGTATCAAAGAGAGGCTGAAATTACTTGCATCGCAACCTAACGGGCACGCCGGCAAACAAGGGAGCCGCTTCGTTGGCGGTGGAACCGACCTATACGTGCAGCAGCATGATCAAATGGTTTATGCCGATATTAACTTTCTAACAAATAATCAATCCTTAAAAGGCATCGTTCAACAAGGCGATCAATGCATTATAGGCGGCGCGGCAACAGTGAGCGACCTGATTGCCTCTCCCTTGATACAACAATATTTCCCCAAGATCAGCGAATTTGCCAAAATGGTGTCATCTACCCCCATCCGCAATATCGCAACGCTGGCGGGTAATTTTGTAAACGGCTCGCCTATTGGCGATTTTTCGATATTCTTTTTGGCGCTAAACGCCATCCTTACCTTAACTAATAGCGAGCATAGCCGCGAAGTACCCTTGGATCAGTTTTACAAAGGTTATAAAACCCTTGATAAACAAAGCGACGAATATGTATCTGCGTTCCGGTTTAAACTGCCCGATCAAAATACCCAGTTCAATTTCGAAAAAGTAAGTAAACGTACGCATCTGGATATCGCCAGCGTCAATTCGGCCCTACAGTTGGTAATGGATGGTAACATCATTACCTATGCCCGCTTATCCGCCGGAGGCGTGGCTCCCTTCCCCCTTTTATTAGCTAAAACATCAGCTTTTTTAACCGGGAAAGAGTTAACCGAAGAACTGGTAAGCGATGCCGCAGAACTATTACAAACCGAGATAGCGCCCATCAGCGATGCACGCGGCACAGAGGAATACAAACGGTTATTGC
- a CDS encoding sigma-70 family RNA polymerase sigma factor: protein MNTIHLLCDDELTQLLQKGDEQAFTHIYNHYWDKLYYIAHKLLRDTDAAEEIVQEVFLTLWKKKDSLNIQNINQYLAAMTRYAVYRHLSKEKKFKIKENSLAQINASAITELDVDNKILLEMIAGLSNKLPEKCRLVFQYNKLQDQALADVAEQLNMSQKTAEAHLTKALRIIRTNMGNTSHDFFLITILFLLKR from the coding sequence GTGAACACTATTCATTTACTTTGTGATGACGAGTTAACACAACTTCTTCAAAAAGGAGATGAGCAGGCATTCACCCATATCTATAACCATTACTGGGATAAGCTTTATTATATAGCCCATAAATTATTGAGGGATACCGATGCAGCTGAAGAGATTGTACAGGAAGTTTTTTTGACTTTGTGGAAGAAGAAGGATTCGCTGAATATTCAAAACATCAATCAATACCTGGCTGCCATGACGCGTTACGCGGTATACCGGCACCTATCGAAAGAGAAAAAATTTAAAATAAAAGAGAATAGCCTTGCCCAGATCAATGCCTCGGCCATAACCGAATTGGATGTAGATAATAAGATATTGTTGGAAATGATTGCGGGCTTATCTAATAAATTGCCCGAAAAATGCCGCCTGGTATTTCAATATAATAAATTGCAGGACCAGGCGCTGGCCGATGTTGCCGAGCAATTAAATATGTCGCAGAAAACGGCGGAGGCGCACTTAACTAAAGCCTTGCGCATTATCCGCACTAATATGGGTAATACCTCTCATGATTTTTTCCTGATTACGATACTCTTCCTATTAAAACGTTAA
- a CDS encoding FecR family protein, whose protein sequence is MDKNELRIIAQKYLEGTATPEEKQLLDQWYSTAYSGTDEMVELKKAETEADVKQRMFDNLNQQLFVKPEQQQSAKNPAALIKRMAIWIGSVAAVLALAFFGWSAYQNHTQVYLADRQVVLVPLNRVMHLTLPDSSKVWLNAGSVFRYPKKFSGKNRTVELVEGRAFFDIKHQKDHPFIVKAKNLNITVLGTSFDVRSYQKEGKTQVTVVSGKVGITLPNAINHKAIMLLPAEQIVLSNITNQMVKQITHEPKINEWCKSNFVFEQESLGNVFKALEKEYNTRITVADSKLLNEKISIKLNNQHLDTIMQILSFTKHFNYQMANDSTVIIK, encoded by the coding sequence ATGGACAAAAATGAACTGCGCATTATAGCGCAAAAATACCTGGAAGGTACTGCCACTCCCGAAGAGAAGCAGCTGCTTGACCAATGGTATAGTACTGCGTACTCGGGCACAGACGAGATGGTTGAGCTAAAAAAAGCTGAAACAGAGGCCGATGTAAAGCAACGGATGTTTGATAACTTAAATCAACAATTATTTGTAAAACCAGAACAACAACAATCCGCAAAAAATCCCGCAGCCTTAATTAAACGCATGGCCATTTGGATAGGTTCTGTGGCGGCTGTATTGGCGCTGGCCTTTTTCGGATGGTCTGCCTATCAAAATCATACTCAGGTATATTTGGCCGACAGGCAGGTTGTCCTGGTTCCGCTGAACAGGGTAATGCACCTTACTTTGCCGGATAGCTCCAAAGTATGGCTCAACGCGGGTTCGGTATTCAGGTATCCTAAAAAATTCAGCGGGAAAAACCGTACCGTGGAGTTGGTTGAAGGAAGGGCGTTTTTTGATATCAAACACCAAAAGGACCACCCTTTTATCGTAAAAGCTAAAAATTTGAATATTACTGTACTCGGTACATCATTTGATGTGCGCAGTTATCAAAAAGAAGGTAAAACCCAGGTAACCGTTGTAAGCGGTAAGGTTGGTATAACCCTGCCAAACGCTATAAACCACAAGGCAATTATGCTGTTGCCTGCCGAACAAATTGTTTTGAGCAATATAACCAACCAAATGGTGAAGCAAATTACACATGAGCCTAAAATAAACGAGTGGTGTAAAAGTAATTTTGTGTTTGAACAGGAGAGTTTGGGTAATGTGTTTAAGGCACTTGAGAAAGAATATAATACAAGGATAACCGTAGCTGACAGCAAATTGCTGAACGAAAAGATATCTATCAAGCTGAATAACCAGCATTTAGATACCATTATGCAAATATTAAGTTTTACCAAACATTTTAACTACCAAATGGCCAATGACAGTACAGTGATTATAAAGTAA
- a CDS encoding SusC/RagA family TonB-linked outer membrane protein, translating into MINFYGKVLPILRKCMRISTIIIGIQICCTSILMAKSSRAQDMTLDVVKLSVKQVFKKIEQQAKVTFVYDEQVLNTIPALTLHIKNKPLAQVLDQLQNCTLLQFKMVGNYIGVAENIATMPALGPVAQQNSIPIKISGIVRDASGQPIPGVSVMLKGTTQGGQTNNNGQFNINANIGDVLVFTFIGYQRKEVTITTPAQLNILLDEDSKQLGEVVVTALGIKKERKALGYSVTEIKGDELTQARENNVMNSLVGKVAGLNVNSIAGGVGASSNVIIRGISSISQSSQPLYVVNGMPMENKPNSALGNQYDNVPDLGDAIGNINPDDIETISVLKGAAASALYGSRGKAGVILITTKSGKGNSIELNSNYVMEQVIDPTHWQYVYGQGANGLKPADGTSAFQTGQSSWGARLDGSSVVQFDGVARPYTAQSNNIKNFYRTGVTATNTVAFNKSFDGGSVRFSASDLANTAITPNSGLNRQSFNLNGNYNISKHLTVDARTNYILEQANNRPFLSDGPGNSNYNVTLLPTSVDVKTLSKAVNADGSEYGYSGNAFATNPWFAAEKFINNTRRERLISSVSLRYNFNSGYFIQGRAGRDSYNDRYTSVVPTGTAYRPLGSINEVTNKFSDLNTDVLLGKAFKVSDFTITPNVGGSYRRTKSEKFDLNGSNFAVPFVYVLTNASIQSPPKYTPSDNEVESIYGTLELSYKNYLYLSGSLRNDWFSSLATPGTTNALNSLYPSVNGSFVFSELAQQDWLSFGKLRAGFAQVGQATDPYQTQLAYNFNGALNGKQLGVIANANIPNSSLIASSATEFEIGTEMRFLKDRLSIDLTWYNKNSKDEIVYAPASVTSGYGGAVLNIGQLQNRGIEALISGIPLKMNDFRWTSTLNGSINNNKVVALAAGQTSLPGATSRSGNGFTQNIVGLPAFQVMAFDYKYDAAGKVVVDGNGIPVQGDLKPYGSAYAKYVGGWNNEFAYKHFSLSFLIDTKIGGKIFSATDYYAYVLGLHQATLVNRDALGTNASTYYSTLANNVSSLFVQNASFIKFRQITLGYSFPAKMFNNVIQGATLSLVGRNLFFLMKKTDNIDPESDYSYNAQGLELGGVPPSRTFGLNLSVKL; encoded by the coding sequence ATGATAAATTTTTACGGCAAAGTATTGCCCATACTCCGAAAATGCATGCGCATTTCTACAATAATTATTGGCATACAAATATGTTGTACCTCCATCCTGATGGCAAAAAGTAGCCGCGCACAGGATATGACCTTAGATGTAGTAAAGCTGAGTGTTAAACAGGTTTTTAAAAAAATTGAACAGCAGGCAAAGGTAACCTTTGTGTATGATGAACAGGTTTTAAATACCATACCGGCTCTTACCCTGCATATTAAAAACAAACCACTCGCCCAAGTTTTAGATCAGCTGCAAAACTGTACGTTATTACAATTTAAAATGGTAGGAAACTATATAGGCGTAGCAGAAAATATAGCCACTATGCCTGCATTGGGGCCTGTTGCACAGCAAAATAGCATCCCCATAAAAATATCAGGTATTGTGCGTGATGCCAGCGGGCAGCCCATACCTGGCGTGAGTGTTATGCTGAAGGGTACAACGCAGGGGGGGCAAACCAATAACAACGGCCAGTTTAATATCAATGCCAATATTGGCGATGTGCTGGTGTTTACCTTTATTGGTTATCAGCGTAAAGAAGTTACCATAACTACCCCAGCTCAGCTCAATATTTTGTTGGATGAAGACTCTAAGCAACTTGGCGAAGTGGTTGTAACCGCTTTGGGTATAAAAAAAGAGCGAAAGGCCCTTGGCTATTCGGTAACCGAAATTAAAGGTGACGAGTTAACCCAGGCCCGCGAAAATAACGTGATGAACTCGCTGGTGGGTAAAGTTGCCGGTTTAAATGTCAACTCGATAGCCGGTGGGGTGGGTGCATCGTCAAACGTCATTATTCGCGGTATTTCCAGTATCTCGCAGAGCAGCCAGCCGCTATATGTAGTTAATGGCATGCCGATGGAAAATAAACCCAATAGCGCTTTGGGCAACCAGTATGATAATGTGCCCGATCTGGGCGATGCCATTGGCAACATCAATCCGGATGATATCGAAACTATTTCGGTTTTAAAAGGTGCTGCCGCTTCGGCCTTATATGGGTCGCGCGGTAAGGCCGGTGTGATACTGATCACCACCAAAAGCGGAAAGGGCAACAGTATAGAGCTTAACTCCAACTACGTGATGGAGCAGGTGATTGATCCAACACATTGGCAATACGTGTATGGCCAGGGAGCAAATGGTTTAAAACCCGCCGACGGAACCTCGGCTTTCCAAACCGGGCAATCAAGCTGGGGCGCCAGGTTAGACGGATCAAGTGTGGTACAATTTGATGGTGTTGCCCGTCCTTATACCGCGCAATCCAACAACATCAAAAATTTTTATCGTACGGGTGTTACGGCAACTAACACGGTGGCCTTCAACAAAAGCTTTGACGGCGGTTCTGTTCGTTTTTCGGCCAGTGACTTGGCCAATACCGCTATTACACCCAACTCGGGCTTAAACCGGCAGTCGTTTAACCTCAACGGTAATTACAATATCAGCAAACACTTAACCGTTGATGCCCGCACCAATTATATTCTTGAACAGGCCAATAACAGGCCATTTTTAAGTGATGGTCCCGGTAACTCCAATTACAACGTTACCCTGTTACCTACCAGTGTTGATGTAAAAACTTTAAGCAAGGCAGTAAATGCCGATGGCAGCGAGTATGGCTATTCTGGCAATGCTTTTGCAACCAACCCCTGGTTTGCCGCCGAGAAGTTTATTAACAATACCAGGCGCGAGCGCCTTATATCGTCGGTAAGCTTGCGTTATAATTTTAACAGCGGCTACTTTATCCAGGGCCGTGCCGGTAGGGATTCTTATAACGATCGCTATACTTCAGTTGTGCCCACCGGAACGGCTTATCGCCCTTTGGGATCCATCAATGAAGTAACCAACAAGTTTTCTGATCTGAACACCGATGTTTTATTAGGCAAAGCTTTTAAAGTAAGCGATTTTACTATCACCCCGAATGTTGGAGGCAGCTATCGTCGTACAAAGTCAGAGAAGTTTGATCTGAATGGGAGCAACTTTGCGGTGCCGTTTGTGTATGTGCTAACCAACGCCAGTATCCAATCGCCACCGAAGTATACGCCAAGCGATAACGAGGTAGAATCCATATACGGTACATTGGAGTTGAGCTACAAAAACTATTTGTATTTAAGCGGTTCGCTCCGTAACGACTGGTTTTCATCCCTGGCCACTCCGGGCACCACCAACGCCTTAAATAGTTTATATCCATCTGTAAACGGTTCGTTTGTGTTTTCGGAACTGGCGCAGCAGGATTGGCTGAGCTTCGGTAAGCTTCGCGCTGGTTTTGCGCAGGTTGGGCAGGCTACCGATCCCTATCAAACCCAGTTAGCCTATAATTTTAACGGCGCTTTAAATGGCAAGCAACTCGGCGTAATTGCCAATGCCAATATCCCAAATAGCAGTTTAATAGCATCAAGCGCCACCGAGTTTGAAATTGGTACCGAGATGCGCTTTTTAAAAGACCGGTTGAGCATTGATTTAACCTGGTATAATAAAAACTCCAAAGACGAAATTGTGTATGCCCCGGCTTCTGTTACGTCGGGCTATGGCGGCGCTGTTTTAAATATCGGTCAGCTGCAAAATCGTGGTATTGAAGCTTTAATATCGGGCATTCCATTAAAGATGAACGATTTTCGTTGGACAAGTACTTTAAACGGTTCAATCAACAATAATAAAGTGGTGGCATTAGCTGCAGGCCAAACTTCGTTACCGGGCGCAACCTCGCGCTCAGGCAATGGCTTTACACAAAATATAGTGGGCTTACCAGCTTTCCAGGTAATGGCTTTTGACTATAAGTACGATGCCGCCGGTAAAGTTGTGGTTGATGGCAACGGCATCCCCGTACAAGGCGACCTGAAACCTTATGGCTCTGCTTATGCAAAATATGTAGGTGGCTGGAATAATGAGTTTGCTTATAAGCACTTTAGCCTGTCGTTTTTAATTGATACTAAAATTGGCGGTAAGATATTCTCGGCCACAGATTATTACGCTTATGTATTGGGTTTACACCAGGCTACACTGGTTAACCGCGATGCCCTGGGCACCAATGCCTCAACCTATTATAGCACCCTGGCCAACAACGTATCGAGTTTGTTTGTGCAGAATGCCAGTTTTATCAAATTCCGCCAAATCACACTTGGATACAGTTTCCCTGCTAAAATGTTTAATAACGTGATACAGGGTGCTACATTAAGCTTGGTAGGGCGAAACCTGTTTTTCCTGATGAAGAAGACAGATAACATTGACCCGGAATCGGATTACAGTTATAATGCACAGGGTTTGGAGTTAGGCGGTGTGCCGCCAAGCCGAACCTTTGGGTTAAACCTGAGTGTGAAATTATAA
- a CDS encoding SusD/RagB family nutrient-binding outer membrane lipoprotein, which translates to MKNIFKYTAIISACLVLSTGCRKDFEKINTDPSTYNPTNFNPNYLLTSAQLGYSGSADFSYDTWRANLIYCSTMMQGLSTVISYWAGDKYILNAGYTAAYWGFSGTTATGGDGAYPEQVRPIVDVVQSTTGKAGYNNIHQVARIMKALIFERITDLYGDVPYSQAGLGYYEKTYFPVYDKQQDIYTDLLKEVSDATSHLDPAADKVTGDSYYNGDIAKWKRFGNTLLLRIAMRLSKVDPATAQTYVQKAIGNTMTSNADNAYLLGDASGGRNTVNRNSQILLGDGGQENYYTRWSKTFIDQLKNTNDPRLSAVAVTNLYVTDGTKDQNPAANSSAAVQKGMPNGKDLSAIAGQAIYSDPSFTGFTDYSSPSPALIKRNGPTFVLTYAESELLLADAAQRFGIGGSAAQHYHDGVKAAITYLSQYDAAATISDAAAEAYLTANPYNAANGLNMINTQYWVLTNTMLDFYESWANWRRTGFPVLVPVVYPGNNTNGTIPRRFPYPVIEAGTNTANYNAAHNAVPGGDLLTSRVWWDK; encoded by the coding sequence ATGAAAAATATATTTAAATATACTGCAATCATATCCGCGTGCCTGGTTTTATCAACAGGTTGCCGGAAAGATTTCGAAAAGATCAATACCGACCCATCAACATACAACCCAACCAATTTTAACCCTAATTATTTGCTAACCAGCGCACAATTGGGTTACTCGGGTAGTGCCGATTTTAGTTACGATACTTGGCGGGCAAACTTAATATACTGCTCCACCATGATGCAGGGTTTGTCTACGGTAATCAGCTACTGGGCGGGCGATAAATACATTTTAAATGCCGGTTATACCGCCGCTTACTGGGGCTTTTCGGGCACCACGGCTACCGGCGGAGATGGTGCATACCCTGAGCAGGTAAGGCCGATAGTTGATGTGGTTCAATCAACTACGGGCAAAGCGGGGTACAACAATATCCACCAGGTTGCCCGGATTATGAAAGCGCTGATATTTGAGCGCATTACAGATTTATATGGCGATGTTCCGTATTCGCAGGCCGGTTTGGGATATTATGAGAAAACGTACTTCCCGGTGTATGATAAGCAACAAGATATTTATACCGACCTGCTTAAAGAGGTAAGTGACGCCACCAGCCATTTAGACCCGGCGGCAGATAAGGTAACCGGCGATAGTTATTACAACGGCGATATTGCCAAATGGAAACGTTTTGGCAATACTTTATTATTGAGGATAGCTATGCGCTTGAGTAAAGTGGATCCGGCTACGGCTCAAACCTATGTACAAAAAGCCATTGGCAATACCATGACCAGCAACGCGGATAACGCTTACCTATTGGGTGATGCATCTGGCGGTCGTAACACCGTGAACCGGAACAGCCAGATTTTACTTGGTGATGGCGGCCAGGAAAATTATTATACCCGGTGGTCTAAAACCTTTATCGATCAGCTTAAAAACACCAACGACCCACGTTTAAGCGCTGTTGCTGTAACTAATTTATACGTTACCGATGGCACTAAAGATCAAAACCCGGCAGCAAATTCGAGTGCTGCGGTACAAAAGGGGATGCCGAACGGTAAGGATTTAAGCGCTATTGCAGGGCAGGCTATCTATTCCGATCCAAGTTTTACGGGCTTTACCGATTATTCGTCGCCAAGTCCGGCACTAATCAAAAGGAACGGACCTACGTTTGTATTAACTTATGCCGAATCTGAACTGTTATTAGCCGATGCAGCACAACGTTTTGGTATTGGGGGCAGCGCGGCACAGCATTACCACGATGGGGTAAAGGCAGCCATTACCTATTTGAGCCAGTACGATGCCGCCGCAACCATTAGTGATGCGGCAGCCGAAGCTTATTTAACGGCTAACCCGTACAATGCAGCTAACGGTTTAAATATGATTAACACACAATATTGGGTGTTAACCAACACCATGCTTGATTTTTACGAATCGTGGGCCAACTGGAGAAGAACCGGTTTCCCGGTTTTGGTGCCGGTTGTTTACCCGGGTAATAATACTAACGGCACCATACCGCGCCGGTTTCCGTACCCGGTTATCGAGGCGGGTACTAATACTGCAAACTATAACGCGGCGCATAATGCTGTGCCCGGAGGGGATTTGCTTACCTCGCGTGTTTGGTGGGATAAGTAG
- a CDS encoding family 20 glycosylhydrolase, which produces MIRIFIIALLFSLGYGTAAGQGMPYNKADGLGITFNVITNNYQNKPQSRSSLFFTVANSRQLPVKGWKIYFNFARQIIPASFSGNLQIRHLNGDFFCLSPSPQFKGVASGDTLAVEFTSTEWLVNVTDAPAGFYLVYDDAPQQTYIIDKVSFKPSVRPQQYMRSPLDKVDTATTAAIFAQNKNTTDIPADSLTRVFPSPVSYQQTGGDFILMGGIKIQSPLRFKTEESYLRQTLAGLLTKGTAVNGQGQFIKLQYQSMPTGEAYRLTVNHNQISIAASTGAGIFYGIQSLKTLIPPGAYRHRQQNIAIKNVVVYDKPRFGYRALMLDVARNFQSKKEILKLLDVMSLYKMNVLHFHLTDDEGWRLEIPALPELTSVGSKRGHTLTNQACLQPALGSGPNISNAYGSGYYSKADFIEILKYATERHIRIVPEIESPGHARAAIKAMDARYTRFKKLGRIDEARKYLLHDLADTSHYISVQYWNDNVMDVAMPSTYNFINTITDALTQMYREAKAPLQTIHFGGDEVPAGAWQGSPSFRQLMAADTAIHSTDDLWLYYYNRVDRILKSHQLYLTAWEETGLIKAMQNGKKVNVLNAGLLNRNVHLEVWNNVLGWGAEDLAYKQANAGYKVILSCVSNLYFDMASEKSFHEPGYYWGGYVDVDKLFKFIPYNYFKNTIDDKMGNPLNKSYLNTKEQVTEIGRANIIGLQGALWSETVKGPQKLEYMLLPKLLGLAERAWAADPDWATRADWAKAGELYQQAWCKFVNILGKRELPRLDYYAGGFNYRIPEPGAAVVNQTMVINSQFPGFKIYYTTDGSSPTTHSHLYTKPITLSLPVKMALFNQLNRHGRVVVLNNQ; this is translated from the coding sequence ATGATCCGGATTTTTATAATAGCGCTCTTGTTTTCCCTTGGTTACGGTACAGCAGCGGGGCAGGGTATGCCCTACAATAAAGCAGACGGACTTGGCATTACCTTCAACGTCATCACCAATAATTACCAAAACAAGCCCCAGTCGCGCTCGTCGCTGTTTTTTACGGTTGCCAATAGCCGTCAGCTCCCAGTAAAGGGTTGGAAAATTTACTTCAACTTTGCCCGGCAGATCATCCCGGCTTCGTTTAGTGGCAATTTGCAGATCCGGCATTTAAACGGCGATTTTTTCTGCCTGTCGCCTTCCCCGCAATTTAAGGGCGTCGCGTCCGGCGATACCTTAGCTGTGGAGTTTACATCAACAGAGTGGTTGGTGAATGTTACCGATGCACCGGCGGGGTTTTACCTGGTGTATGATGATGCGCCCCAACAAACTTATATTATCGATAAGGTATCATTTAAACCTTCGGTAAGGCCACAGCAATACATGCGCTCGCCTTTAGACAAAGTTGATACCGCTACAACGGCAGCCATTTTTGCACAAAATAAAAATACTACCGATATACCTGCCGACAGCCTGACCAGGGTTTTTCCCAGCCCGGTGTCGTACCAGCAAACGGGAGGTGATTTTATACTCATGGGAGGCATAAAAATTCAATCGCCCTTGCGCTTTAAAACCGAGGAAAGCTACCTTCGGCAAACTCTGGCGGGCCTGCTGACTAAGGGTACTGCCGTCAATGGGCAGGGGCAGTTTATAAAATTGCAGTATCAATCAATGCCTACCGGGGAGGCTTACCGGCTTACCGTAAATCATAACCAAATTAGTATAGCTGCCTCAACCGGCGCAGGTATTTTTTATGGTATCCAATCCTTAAAAACATTAATACCTCCCGGGGCATACCGGCATAGGCAGCAAAACATCGCTATCAAAAATGTTGTTGTTTACGATAAGCCAAGGTTTGGTTATCGCGCGCTGATGCTGGATGTGGCCCGCAATTTTCAGTCGAAAAAGGAGATCCTGAAATTGTTGGATGTGATGTCGCTTTATAAGATGAACGTGCTTCATTTTCACCTGACGGACGATGAGGGCTGGCGGCTTGAAATACCTGCATTGCCCGAGTTAACTTCTGTTGGCAGCAAGCGCGGGCATACGCTTACTAATCAAGCCTGTTTACAACCGGCATTAGGCTCTGGGCCGAATATCAGCAACGCCTATGGCAGCGGCTATTATAGCAAAGCCGATTTTATTGAAATATTAAAATACGCTACCGAAAGGCATATTCGTATTGTTCCTGAAATTGAGAGCCCCGGCCACGCCAGGGCGGCCATTAAAGCGATGGACGCAAGATACACCCGTTTTAAAAAGCTTGGGCGCATAGATGAAGCCCGAAAATACTTATTGCATGATCTGGCTGATACCTCGCATTATATTTCGGTACAATACTGGAATGATAACGTGATGGATGTGGCTATGCCGTCAACCTATAACTTTATCAATACCATTACCGATGCGTTAACCCAGATGTACCGCGAAGCCAAGGCGCCGCTCCAAACTATTCATTTTGGTGGTGATGAAGTGCCGGCAGGGGCGTGGCAGGGCTCGCCTTCATTCCGGCAATTGATGGCGGCTGATACGGCTATCCACTCTACGGATGATTTATGGCTCTACTATTATAACCGGGTAGATAGGATTTTAAAATCGCATCAGTTGTATCTAACAGCATGGGAGGAAACCGGGCTGATCAAAGCGATGCAAAATGGAAAAAAAGTTAACGTGCTCAATGCCGGTTTGCTAAATCGCAATGTCCATTTAGAAGTTTGGAATAACGTATTGGGATGGGGGGCAGAGGACCTGGCTTATAAACAGGCCAATGCTGGTTATAAGGTGATATTATCCTGTGTATCCAACCTGTATTTTGATATGGCATCCGAAAAATCTTTCCACGAGCCCGGTTACTACTGGGGTGGTTATGTTGATGTGGATAAGCTATTTAAATTTATACCCTACAACTATTTTAAAAACACCATTGATGACAAGATGGGGAACCCCTTAAATAAAAGCTACCTCAATACCAAAGAGCAAGTTACCGAAATCGGTAGAGCCAATATTATTGGTCTACAAGGCGCTTTATGGAGCGAAACGGTTAAAGGACCGCAAAAGTTGGAGTACATGTTGCTACCCAAACTGCTGGGACTTGCTGAAAGGGCTTGGGCGGCTGACCCGGATTGGGCAACCCGTGCAGATTGGGCAAAGGCTGGTGAATTATACCAGCAGGCCTGGTGTAAATTTGTAAATATATTGGGTAAACGTGAGTTGCCCCGGTTGGATTATTATGCCGGTGGATTTAATTACCGTATCCCCGAGCCGGGTGCAGCGGTGGTAAATCAAACTATGGTGATCAATTCGCAATTCCCTGGCTTTAAAATTTATTATACTACGGATGGCAGTAGCCCAACAACGCACAGCCATCTTTACACAAAACCCATAACGCTAAGCTTACCTGTTAAGATGGCTTTATTTAATCAGTTAAACAGGCATGGCCGGGTGGTAGTGTTGAATAATCAATAG